A stretch of DNA from Lawsonibacter asaccharolyticus:
TGGCCAGCACCTCCACGCCGGCCTCCGCTGCGTGGCGCAGGGCCGCCCCAAAGGCGGGGTGGGTCCGGTCGTTAGGCTCGAACCATGAGACGTTCTCCATCTGAATGACAAAGCACACCGCCGTCCGGTATCCCGCCCGGCGGGCCTCCTCCAGCTCCTGAAGGTGCTTTACCCCCCGCAGCGTGGGGGCATCGGGGAAGCGGACCACCCCGTCCTCCTCCAATGTGACCCCTTTCACCTCCACAAATCCCAGCTCTGCTGAAGACTCCCAGTAGAAATCGAATCTAGAATTCCTATATGTAGTCTCCGGACGCAGCAGAGACAGCTCCGGAAGGAATCCTCCGCCCCGGGCCCACTCCTCGAACACCCGGTTGGGGGCCTGAGCGTCCATATTGATGAGTCTTGTCCCCTTCTCCACTGCGATCAGGTCATATTGGGTCTTTCGGGCCGGGTTCCCGCTCTCCTCCAGATAGACCTTCGCGCCAGGGACCAGCAGTTCACGGCACCTGCCTGTATTTTTCACGTGGCACACAGCCGCCGTACCGCCCAGCTCCACATGAGCCACGAACCGGTTTGGCCGGTCCAGGAAGGTCCCGGGCCGTATCTTTTCATATTTCATCTTGCCGCTCCTGTCTTTATCATGGTATGATAGGGACGGACCGCCGGCATCCCGCCGCCCGTCACAACGAGGAAATGGAGTCTCCCGATGCAGAAGAAAGCTTACCTCTCTATTATTTCCGCCGCCGCCCTCTGGGGCTGCATCGGTGTATTTCTCCGTCTGCTCACCGCCGCGGGCCTGGACTCCATGGAATCGGTGGCAGTACGCAGCACGGTGGCCGCCATCCTTTACTTTTTCTGGCTGCTCTTCACTGACCGGGCCGCCTTCCGGGTACGCCTGCAAGATCTCTGGTACTTTGTGGGGACCGGCATCTTCAGCGTGCTCTTTTTCAACTGGTGCTACTTCAATGCCATCTCACTCAGTGCCCTGTCCGTGGCCGCCGTCCTGCTGTACACCTCTCCCGTCTTTGTGATGCTGCTCTCTGCGCTCTGCTTCCAGGAACCTATCACCCCCCGCAAGATCGGCGCCCTCCTGCTCACCTTCTGCGGCTGTGTGCTGGTGGCCGGCCTGTTTCCCGCCGGGGTGGGGAGCATCTCTGCCGCCGCGGTGCTTTTCGGCCTGGGTTCCGGCTTCGGCTATGCCCTGTACAGCATTTTCAGTAAACTGGCCCTGAAACGGTACTCCCCCTCCACCATCACCTTCTATACTTTTCTGTTCTCCGCTCTGGGCTCCCTGCCCCTGTCTCGTTTATGGGAGGACGCCTCCCTCCTTTTAGACCCCAGGGCCATCCTGGGCGGTCTTGGCATAGGCGTCTTGTGCTGCATCCTGCCCTATCTGCTCTATACGGAGGGCCTGCGCTGGGCAGAGCCCGGCAAGGCCGCTATTCTGGCCACTGTGGAGCCCTTTGTGGCCGCCCTCATCGGTATTTTCGCGTTTCATGAGGCAGTCACCCCCTATAAGCTGCTGGGTATGGCCGCCATCTTCGGGGCGATCCTGATCCTGAACCGCCGCCCCTGAACCGGCCCGTCACTTTGTCTGTCCACCTTACGCAAGCAAGGGCGGCTCCTATGGGAGCCGCCCTTCTTTTATGCTCTCTTCTCCGGCCCGCTTACAGCTTGACGAATTTGTCCCGATTGGCCCGGCAGATGGGACATTGATACCCCTCGGGCAGGGTCTCCTTCTCAGCCACATAGCCGCAGATGGTACACTTCCAGCCCTCATTGCCCTCCAGGGTGCGGTACACGGTAGCGGCCGGAGGCGTGGAGCCCCCGCCGTTCTTGAAGTCATCCACCGTCAGGGCAGGGCCTTCGCCCAAGGTCTCCGCCTCGGTAGCCTCTCCGATATAAAGCATATAGGTCCCCAGATCCAGCTTTTCCACGATCTTGCAGCTGATCCGGGCCAGGGCGTGGTCCTTCACATAGGGGTTGCCCGCCTCATCGGTCTGGACATCAAAGCCCTCAAATTTGTCCACCACCCGGCCGGACTTGTAGCCAAACAGGTCCACCAGATCCTTGGGAGTATCTTTGGCCAAGACAGTGGCGGCAAAGCTGCCCGCGGTCTCGATGGTCTTGAAGGTCTCATTGCTCTTATTGACCGTCAACGAGAATTTGTAGGGGCTGGAAGAGGTCACCTGATGCAGGGAGTTGACGATGCACCCATTGCGCTTCCCATCGGCGGCAGCCGCCACGATAAATAGTCCATAATTGATCCGGTTAAACGCCTTTCGATTCATAATATTCCCTCCGCACTCATCACTCATTTAATAGGAATCATTCCTGTTATTGCCTTCAGTATATCATATTTTGCCCCTTTGTCAAGGAAAAAACACAGTTAAAAATAAAAACGAGGAGCAGATAAAACTGCTCCTCGTCTGTGTAGGCACTACCTATTTTCCCAGCCCGTCTCCAGGCAAGTATCTTCGGCAGAAGCGAGCTTAACTTCCGTGTTCGGAATGGGAACGGGTGGACCCTCGCTCTAATCAGCACCTACTTTACTTTCTCCGAAAAGAAAGTAAGCAAAGAAAAGTTCTTGCGCCTTTTCTCTCCTTACCGTCTTCCCAACAGTAAGTATTATATCCGCTATTTTTGATTTGTCAAGAGAAATTTGGTGACCCGTACGGGAATCGAACCCATGTTTGCGGCGTGAGAGGCCGCCGTCTTAACCGCTTGACCAACGGGCCATCGTCGCTCCTCTTTCAGCAGTCCCCGCCCAGGACGCACCCAGCGTCCTGGACAGGACCACTTGGTGCACCTTCACGGATTCGAACCGGGGACCCACTGATTAAGAGTCAGTTGCTCTACCAACTGAGCTAAAGGTGCATCTCCTGCGCCTTCAAAACCGAACAGTGAAACTCGCTTTTCCTTCGCTCACAAGCGCCTGCATTCTTCTTCCTTGACCTTAAGGTCAAGCCCTCGGCTTATTAGTATCGGTCAGCTACATGCCTCGCAGCACTTCCACCTCCGACCTATCAACGACATAGTCTACGTCGAGCCTTACTCCATAAAGGATGAGAGATCTAATCTTAGGGAGAGTTTCACGCTTAGATGCTTTCAGCGTTTATCTCGTCCAGACGTAGCTACCCAGCTGTGCCCTTGGCAGGACAACTGGTGCACCAGAGGTCTGTCCATCCCGGTCCTCTCGTACTAAGGACAGCTCCCTTCAAATCTCTTACGCCCGCAACAGATAGGGACCGAACTGTCTCACGACGTTCTGAACCCAGCTCGCGTGCCACTTTAATCGGCGAACAGCCGAACCCTTGGGACCGAATTCAGCCCCAGGATGTGACGAGCCGACATCGAGGTGCCAAACCTCCCCGTCGCTGTGGACGCTTGGGGGAGATCAGCCTGTTATCCCCAGGGTAGCTTTTATCCGTTGAGCGACGGCATTTCCACTCACATACCGCCGGATCACTAACTCCAACTTTCGTTACTGCTCGACCCGTCGGTCTCGCAGTTAGGCTCGTTTATGCGTTTACACTCACTGCACGATTTCTGTCCGTGCTGAACGAACCTTTGAGCGCCTCCGTTACCTTTTAGGAGGCGACCGCCCCAGTCAAACTGCCCACCTAACAGTGTCCCCCGGCCGGATTCACGGCCGCAGGTTAGAAAACCAGTAAATCAAGGGTGGTATCCCAAGGGTGACTCCACCTGAGCTGACGCCCAAGCTTCCATGTCTCCCACCTATCCTGTACATGATTTACCAATCCTCAGTATTAAGCTACAGTAAAGCTCCATGGGGTCTTTCCGTCTAGTTGCGGGTAACCGGCATCTTCACCGGTACTACAATTTCGCCGGGTGGGCTGTTGAGACAGCGCCCAAATCGTTACGCCATTCGTGCGGGTCAGAACTTACCTGACAAGGAATTTCGCTACCTTAGGACCGTTATAGTTACGGCCGCCGTTTACTGGGGCTTCAATTCAGACCTTCGCTTGCGCTAAGCCCTCCTCTTAACCTTCCAGCACCGGGCAGGCGTCAGCCCATATACGTCATCTTTCGATTTAGCATAGACCTGTGTTTTTGGTAAACAGTCGCTTGGGCCTATTCTCTGCGGCTCCCCTTAGGGAGCTCCCCTTATCCCGAAGTTACGGGGTAATTTTGCCGAGTTCCTTAACAACCCTTCTCCCGTTGGCCTTAGGATTCTCTCCTCATCTACCTGTGTCGGTTTGCGGTACGGGCACCTTAGCATACACTAGAACTTTTCTCGCCTCGTCATTCTCCAGCTTCCCTACTTATTTTCGGTCCCTTTCGCCCGGGTCAACCAACGCCCGGGTCTGGATAGCTCCAAGTGTCCTTCTAGCTTAAGTTTCGGTGGCTACGGAATTTCAACCGTATGTGCATCGACTACGCCTCTCGGCCTCGCCTTAGCTCCCGGCTTACCTTGGGCGGACGAACCTTCCCCAAGAAACCTTAGATTTTCGGCCATTATGATTCCCACATAATTCTCGCTACTCATTCCGGCATTCTCACTCGAATACAGTCCACCGCTGCTCCCGCTGCGACTTCACCCCGTATTCGACGCTCCCCTACCATGCATTGCTGCATCCCAAGCTTCGGTGTTACGCTTAGCCCCGTTACATTTTCCGCGCAGAATCACTCGACCAGTGAGCTATTACGCACTCTTTTAATGAGTGGCTGCTTCTAAGCCAACATCCTGGTTGTTTTCGCAATTCCACATCGTTTTCCACTTAGCGTATCTTTGGGACCTTAGCTGTGGGTCTGGGCTGTTTCCCTTTTGTCCACGAGACTTATCTCACGTAGACTGACTGCTGATCATCAATTATCCGGCATTCAGAGTTTGATAGGGTTCAGTAACTTTATCAGCCCCTAGCCCATTCAGTGCTTTACCTCCGGTAATCTAAATCAACGCTAGCCCTAAAGCTATTTCGGGGAGAACCAGCTATCTCCAAGTTCGATTAGAATTTCTCCGCTATCCACAGGTCATCCGCCACCATTGCAACGGGGGTCGGTTCGGTCCTCCATGGGGTTTTACCCCCACTTCAACCTGCCCATGGATAGGTCACCTGGTTTCGGGTCTATTGCATACAACTTCATACGCCCTATTCAGACTCGCTCTCGCTTCGCCTCCGGTGCTGAACACCTTAAGCTTGCTGCATACAATAACTCGCCGGACCGTTCTACAAAAAGTACCTCATCACACCTTAACGTGCTTTGAGTGCTTGTAAGCACAAGGTTTCAGGTTCTATTTCACTCCCCTCCCGGGGTCCTTTTCACCTTTCCCTCACGGTACTGCTCCTCTATCGGTCATCAGGTAGTATTTAGGGTTGGAGGGTGGTCCCCCCGGTTTCCCACAGGGTTTCACGTGTCCTGCGGTACTCTGGATCCCAGCTGACAGAACTCAGTTTTCGCTTACGGGACTATCACCCGCTATGGTCGGCCTTCCCATACCGTTCAGCTAACTTATTCTGCCGTGCGCCGGTCCACAACCCCGGTGAATAAATCCACCGGTTTGCCCTCTTCCGCGTTCGCTCGCCACTACTAGCGGAATCTCTGTTGATTTCTCTTCCTCGCCCTACTTAGATGTTTCAGTTCAGGCGGTTCCCTACCTACGCCTATTTTGTTCAACGCAGGTTGACGGAGTATTGCTCCGCCGGGTTTCCCCATTCGGAAATTCCGGGATCAATGCTTATGTGCAGCTCCCCCAGACTTATCGCAGCTTGTCACGTCCTTCATCGGCTCCTGATGCCAAGGCATTCCCCTTGCGCTCTTTCTAGCTTGACCTTCGTAGAACAGCCTTTCAGCTGTTCTCTATCGTCATTTTAGAATTATGCAGGCTTCAGATTTGGTTCATTGTAGTTTGTGTTACCCTTTATTTAAAAGTCCACAAATTTTACTTTGTTACCTCTCTGTTGCTTGCTCGCAATTTCTTGCTTGCTTCACTGTTCAGTTTTCAAGGTGCAGGCTTCCAACCTTTTTCAAGGTCAGATTGAAATGCTCGGACCATTGCCCAAACACTTCAATCCGATCTTGGTGGAGATAAGCGGGATCGAACCGCTGGCCTCCTGCTTGCAAGGCAGGCGCTCTCCCAGCTGAGCTATACCCCCATACCTCAGAGCTTTTTAGTGGTGGGCCCAAGTGGACTCGAACCACCGACCTCACGATTATCAGTCGTGCGCTCTAGCCAGCTGAGCTATGGGCCCGTAAGGTTCGCCGCCCTCCAGCGTGCGCCCTCTAAATTAAACAACGTAACGACTTTACGCTCCACCATTACTGACCTAGGACACTGCAACAAACTATCGTCTGCTGAGTTCTCCTTAGAAAGGAGGTGATCCAGCCGCACCTTCCGATACGGCTACCTTGTTACGACTTCACCCCAATTATCGAACCCACCTTCGGCCGCGTCCCCCTTGCGGTTAGACTACGGACTTCGGGTGTTCCCGACTCTCATGGTGTGACGGGCGGTGTGTACAAGGCCCGGGAACGTATTCACCGCGGCATGCTGATCCGCGATTACTAGCGATTCCAACTTCATACAGGCGGGTTTCAGCCTGCAATCCGAACTGGGATGGCTTTTAGGGATTTGCTCCACCTCGCGGTCTTGCTTCCCTCTGTTTACCACCATTGTAGTACGTGTGTAGCCCAGGACATAAGGGGCATGATGATTTGACGTCGTCCCCGCCTTCCTCCGTTTTGTCAACGGCAGTCTCGCTAGAGTGCTCTTGCGTAGCAACTAACAATAAGGGTTGCGCTCGTTGCGGGACTTAACCCAACATCTCACGACACGAGCTGACGACAACCATGCACCACCTGTCTCTACTTTCCCCGAAGGGCACCTAATGCATCTCTGCTTCGTTAGTAGGATGTCAAGCCCTGGTAAGGTTCTTCGCGTTGCTTCGAATTAAACCACATACTCCACCGCTTGTGCGGGCCCCCGTCAATTCCTTTGAGTTTCAACCTTGCGATCGTACTCCCCAGGTGGGATACTTATTGTGTTAACTGCGGCACGGAGGGGGTCAGACCCCCCACACCTAGTATCCATCGTTTACAGCGTGGACTACCAGGGTATCTAATCCTGTTTGCTCCCCACGCTTTCGCGCCTCAGCGTCAGTTACTGTCCAGCAATCCGCCTTCGCCACTGGTGTTCCTCCGTATATCTACGCATTTCACCGCTACACACGGAATTCCGATTGCCTCTCCAGCACTCAAGAAAAACAGTTTCAAATGCAGGCTATGGGTTGAGCCCATAGTTTTCACATCTGACTTGCCTTCCCGCCTACACGCCCTTTACACCCAGTAAATCCGGATAACGCTTGCCACCTACGTATTACCGCGGCTGCTGGCACGTAGTTAGCCGTGGCTTATTCCTCAGGTACCGTCA
This window harbors:
- a CDS encoding rubredoxin, with product MNRKAFNRINYGLFIVAAAADGKRNGCIVNSLHQVTSSSPYKFSLTVNKSNETFKTIETAGSFAATVLAKDTPKDLVDLFGYKSGRVVDKFEGFDVQTDEAGNPYVKDHALARISCKIVEKLDLGTYMLYIGEATEAETLGEGPALTVDDFKNGGGSTPPAATVYRTLEGNEGWKCTICGYVAEKETLPEGYQCPICRANRDKFVKL